The proteins below come from a single Candidatus Binatia bacterium genomic window:
- a CDS encoding HAD family hydrolase: MNTYRFVFVDRDGTLIQEVGYGHRLEDYALLPGVIDALHDLRDAGYRFAIVTNQSGLGRGIFKLENYEEFHGRLLDDLAAADITIEKTYMCPHAPSESCTCRKPNPSSLFNARDELGANLAESWMIGDHVKDVTLAANAGASGILVLTGHGEEEHAQLGDTPVSAVVADLRAAANHILGRS, translated from the coding sequence ATGAACACGTACCGATTCGTCTTCGTCGACCGCGACGGCACCCTGATCCAAGAGGTGGGCTACGGCCACCGGCTGGAGGACTACGCCCTCCTCCCCGGTGTCATCGATGCCCTACACGATCTGCGCGATGCCGGCTATAGGTTCGCGATCGTCACGAACCAGAGCGGCCTCGGCCGCGGCATCTTCAAGCTCGAGAACTACGAAGAGTTCCACGGGCGTCTACTCGACGATCTCGCCGCCGCCGACATCACGATCGAAAAGACCTACATGTGCCCGCACGCCCCGTCCGAAAGCTGCACGTGCCGCAAGCCGAACCCGAGCTCTTTGTTCAACGCCCGCGACGAGCTCGGCGCGAATCTCGCCGAGTCCTGGATGATCGGCGACCACGTAAAGGACGTCACACTCGCAGCGAATGCCGGGGCGAGCGGGATCCTCGTCCTCACCGGGCACGGCGAGGAGGAGCACGCCCAACTCGGGGATACACCCGTGAGCGCCGTCGTCGCGGATCTTCGTGCAGCCGCCAACCACATCCTCGGGCGGAGCTGA